Proteins encoded together in one Chryseobacterium sp. G0201 window:
- a CDS encoding DUF3347 domain-containing protein — translation MKNIILSIITITTIAGATISCNQSSNKNTEAKAIDTIATAEKLSIENPMRNDSMSASAMDTTVKKIENQEVKDQVQNFSIAPIVKDYLALKNALVADNDRAAANAGKQLLTTFKNVDMKSIPADKHSKYMDIADDAKEHAEHIGANAGKIDHQREHLAMLSKDVSDLIVLFGSTQKLYQDYCPMYNDGKGAIWISEAKAIKNPYYGSQMLTCGSVKKEL, via the coding sequence ATGAAAAATATAATCTTATCCATCATAACAATTACAACAATTGCAGGTGCTACAATTTCCTGCAACCAATCATCAAATAAAAACACGGAAGCAAAAGCGATTGATACTATCGCTACAGCAGAAAAACTATCCATAGAAAACCCAATGCGCAATGATTCAATGAGTGCATCTGCAATGGATACCACAGTAAAAAAAATTGAAAATCAAGAGGTAAAAGACCAGGTTCAAAACTTCTCTATCGCACCTATAGTGAAAGATTATTTGGCTTTAAAAAATGCACTTGTAGCAGATAATGACAGAGCAGCAGCCAATGCAGGTAAGCAATTATTGACGACATTTAAAAACGTAGATATGAAATCCATTCCTGCCGACAAGCACAGTAAATATATGGACATTGCTGACGATGCCAAAGAACATGCAGAACATATTGGTGCCAACGCCGGAAAGATAGACCATCAAAGAGAGCATTTGGCAATGTTGAGTAAGGATGTTTCAGACCTTATCGTATTGTTTGGCTCTACTCAGAAATTGTATCAAGACTATTGCCCAATGTATAATGATGGTAAAGGTGCTATTTGGATTAGCGAAGCCAAGGCAATCAAAAATCCTTACTATGGTAGCCAAATGCTTACCTGCGGTTCAGTGAAAAAGGAATTATAA
- a CDS encoding heme-binding domain-containing protein, producing the protein MKKVLKIILVTMLIIFIAIQFYQPALNINKGQVYTTDFTQVYKMPVEVKAIFQTSCYDCHSNNTKNTWYSNIQPMALLMKRHIDNGKEKLNFNGFGNLGRRRQISKLEGIANQIKNDEMPLASYKIMHSNAKLSKERKKIIIDWINKTADSLSTVN; encoded by the coding sequence ATGAAAAAAGTTTTAAAGATAATTCTGGTAACTATGCTGATTATTTTTATTGCTATTCAATTTTATCAGCCTGCTCTCAATATAAATAAGGGGCAGGTTTATACAACCGATTTTACCCAAGTCTATAAAATGCCTGTTGAAGTTAAAGCGATATTTCAAACCTCTTGCTACGATTGTCACAGCAACAATACCAAAAATACGTGGTATTCTAATATTCAACCCATGGCTTTGCTGATGAAAAGACATATTGATAACGGTAAAGAAAAATTAAACTTTAATGGGTTTGGCAATTTAGGTAGGCGAAGGCAAATAAGTAAATTGGAAGGAATAGCAAACCAAATTAAAAACGATGAAATGCCATTAGCTTCTTATAAAATAATGCACAGCAATGCGAAGCTTTCAAAGGAGCGAAAAAAAATCATCATAGATTGGATTAACAAAACAGCCGACAGCCTTTCGACCGTAAATTAA
- a CDS encoding multicopper oxidase domain-containing protein, producing MKKITLILFILSTFSFVQAQDMKGMDMSKKEKAQHTTYTCSMHPEIHATKPGNCPRCGMKLIKEKTKTVKQSSNEKNDEMQMPPKEQPKKVDKMNNMSMQKEKHQTVKRIVNTKPPKTVRYELYVKDTLVNYAGKEKRAIAVNGQIPMPTLTFTEGDTAEIVVHNQLKESTSLHWHGVFLPNKEDGVPWLTQKPIPAGSTYTYRFPIIQHGTHWYHSHSGLQEQIGMYGSFVMKKREDDKTFREGIDDLPTVPMILSEWTNLDPDNINRMLHNANDWAAIKKNATQSYVEAIKEGHFKTKVTNEWKRILAMDVSDVYYDKILINGNNTTDLKKVDGKTLKAGDKVRLRISNGGASSYFWLRYAGGKITVVANDGNDVEPVEVDRLIIAVSETYDIVVTIPNDGVAYEFLATTEDRTQSASYFVGNGIKQLISPLPRLKYFEGMKMMNDMMKMNGDLDDMGMKMSLNQMDMNVVMYPEITGDAKQKQDHSQHNMRMDNDPNRYNANALGEIKTLNYAMLQSPSNTELPKDAPVKELKFTLTGNMNRYVWSMDNKILSEVDKIPVKKGEILRITIYNNSMMRHPMHLHGFDFRVINGKGEKSPLKNVLDIMPMETDTIEFLANEEGDWFFHCHILYHMMSGMNRVFAVDDYQNPNLPDKKQAYNMLQRESNMPHFMVQNDFATNGNDGDAMLQNARWSLGTEWRLGYNDMHGYEVETHLGRYIGKMQWFMPFIGFDWRYRKMGMDEHETNLFGQKNEKDTRRAFSLGFMYTLPMLVNLQAEVYHDGIVRLSLMREDIPITKRLRAGFMVNTDMEYMTELKYIINKNVGIRTHYDSDMGFGVGLSINY from the coding sequence ATGAAAAAGATAACACTAATACTATTCATCCTTTCTACATTTTCCTTTGTACAAGCACAGGATATGAAAGGTATGGATATGAGTAAAAAAGAAAAGGCTCAGCACACAACTTATACTTGCTCAATGCATCCCGAAATCCACGCCACAAAACCAGGCAACTGCCCAAGGTGTGGCATGAAATTGATAAAAGAAAAGACTAAAACAGTAAAACAATCATCGAACGAAAAGAACGATGAAATGCAGATGCCCCCAAAAGAGCAGCCAAAAAAGGTAGACAAAATGAACAATATGTCTATGCAAAAAGAAAAGCATCAAACCGTAAAAAGAATTGTAAATACAAAACCCCCAAAAACAGTTCGATACGAATTGTATGTAAAAGATACGCTTGTAAACTATGCAGGTAAAGAAAAAAGAGCCATTGCTGTAAATGGGCAAATACCGATGCCAACCCTAACTTTTACTGAAGGAGATACAGCCGAAATTGTAGTACATAATCAATTAAAAGAAAGTACATCGTTGCATTGGCATGGCGTTTTTTTACCCAATAAGGAAGATGGAGTGCCTTGGCTTACACAAAAACCCATTCCAGCAGGTTCAACTTACACCTATCGTTTCCCAATTATCCAGCACGGAACACACTGGTATCACTCTCATTCGGGTTTGCAGGAGCAGATTGGAATGTATGGCAGTTTTGTAATGAAAAAGCGTGAGGATGATAAAACTTTTAGAGAAGGAATTGATGATTTGCCCACCGTACCAATGATTTTAAGTGAGTGGACAAACTTAGACCCTGATAATATTAATCGTATGTTACATAATGCAAATGATTGGGCAGCTATCAAGAAAAATGCAACCCAGTCTTACGTTGAAGCCATTAAGGAAGGTCATTTCAAAACAAAAGTGACCAACGAGTGGAAACGCATTTTAGCAATGGACGTTAGCGATGTCTATTATGACAAAATTTTAATCAACGGAAATAATACTACAGATTTAAAAAAAGTTGATGGTAAAACACTAAAAGCAGGCGATAAAGTACGGTTGCGAATATCAAATGGTGGAGCATCCTCTTACTTTTGGTTGCGTTATGCAGGTGGTAAAATTACTGTAGTAGCCAATGATGGTAACGATGTAGAGCCAGTAGAGGTAGATAGATTAATCATTGCAGTTTCCGAAACTTATGATATAGTAGTAACAATTCCTAACGATGGAGTTGCCTATGAGTTTCTAGCCACTACAGAAGACCGAACACAATCTGCAAGCTATTTTGTAGGCAACGGCATCAAACAGCTTATTTCTCCGCTTCCTCGCCTTAAATATTTTGAGGGGATGAAAATGATGAATGATATGATGAAAATGAATGGGGATTTGGACGATATGGGAATGAAAATGAGCCTGAACCAAATGGATATGAATGTAGTGATGTATCCTGAAATTACTGGAGATGCGAAGCAAAAGCAAGACCACAGCCAACACAATATGAGGATGGATAACGACCCTAATCGTTATAATGCAAATGCTTTGGGAGAAATCAAAACGCTGAATTATGCAATGCTACAATCTCCTTCCAATACGGAACTTCCTAAAGATGCTCCAGTAAAAGAATTGAAATTTACCCTTACCGGAAATATGAACCGTTATGTGTGGAGCATGGATAATAAAATACTTTCAGAAGTTGATAAAATACCTGTGAAAAAAGGAGAAATTCTACGAATTACCATTTATAATAACTCAATGATGCGCCACCCGATGCACCTTCACGGTTTTGATTTTAGAGTAATTAATGGTAAAGGTGAAAAATCTCCCCTAAAAAATGTGTTGGACATAATGCCAATGGAAACTGATACCATAGAGTTTTTAGCAAATGAAGAAGGAGATTGGTTTTTCCACTGTCATATCCTATATCATATGATGTCGGGAATGAACAGGGTATTTGCTGTTGACGATTATCAAAATCCGAATTTACCTGACAAAAAACAAGCATATAATATGTTGCAAAGAGAAAGCAATATGCCACACTTTATGGTACAGAATGATTTTGCTACCAATGGAAATGATGGTGATGCGATGCTTCAAAACGCAAGATGGAGTTTAGGTACAGAATGGCGATTAGGTTATAATGATATGCACGGTTATGAGGTAGAAACTCACTTAGGAAGGTATATTGGAAAAATGCAATGGTTTATGCCATTTATAGGTTTTGATTGGAGGTATCGTAAAATGGGTATGGATGAACACGAAACCAATTTATTCGGACAGAAAAACGAAAAAGATACACGTAGAGCATTTAGTTTAGGTTTTATGTACACCTTACCAATGTTGGTTAATTTGCAAGCAGAAGTATATCATGATGGCATAGTTCGCCTTTCTCTAATGCGTGAAGACATTCCCATTACAAAAAGATTGAGGGCAGGTTTTATGGTCAACACCGATATGGAATATATGACAGAGCTAAAATATATTATCAATAAAAATGTGGGTATCCGTACACATTATGATAGTGATATGGGATTTGGTGTTGGATTATCTATTAATTATTAA
- a CDS encoding efflux RND transporter periplasmic adaptor subunit encodes MNRLMLIICTALLLNSCTGKKEEEQKEDVAVKTENNMVTLTDAQYKNAGIEVGTIGNQNISSKLKVNGKIDVPPQNKVSVSVPLGGYLKYTRLLPGMQVSKGQVIAVIEDPQYIQIQQDYLVAKAQYSYNNSEYNRQKQLNVSKATSDKVYEQTRSNYQMQNVLVKALEQKLRLIGINPNGLTANNITKSINIYSPINGFVSAVNVNIGKYVNPTEVLFELVNPTDIHLALDVYEKDIDQLSVGQTVLAYTNTDPDKKYSTKIILISKNVSTDNTVEVHCHFDNYDKGLIPGMYMNADIETEASNASALPNDAIVRFENKYYIFEVKGKNRFEMREVKTGTSENNYTEILQKDLGGKRFVTKGAYNLLMALKNTED; translated from the coding sequence ATGAACAGATTAATGCTCATCATATGCACAGCACTCCTTCTAAATTCTTGTACAGGTAAAAAAGAAGAAGAACAGAAAGAAGATGTGGCGGTAAAAACGGAAAATAATATGGTTACTCTTACGGATGCACAATATAAGAATGCAGGTATTGAAGTTGGGACCATTGGAAATCAAAACATTTCTTCAAAATTAAAAGTTAACGGGAAGATCGATGTACCACCGCAAAATAAAGTTTCGGTAAGCGTGCCTTTGGGAGGATACCTGAAATACACACGACTTCTACCGGGAATGCAGGTCTCCAAAGGACAGGTAATAGCAGTGATCGAAGACCCTCAGTATATCCAGATCCAACAGGATTATCTTGTAGCCAAAGCCCAGTACTCCTATAATAATAGCGAATACAACAGACAAAAACAGTTGAATGTAAGCAAGGCAACAAGTGATAAAGTGTATGAGCAGACTAGATCCAATTATCAGATGCAAAATGTTCTGGTAAAGGCATTAGAGCAGAAACTAAGATTGATTGGTATTAACCCAAACGGTTTGACAGCGAATAACATTACAAAAAGCATCAATATATATTCTCCAATTAACGGTTTTGTTTCGGCTGTCAATGTGAATATTGGAAAATATGTCAATCCTACTGAAGTTTTATTTGAGCTGGTAAATCCTACCGATATCCACTTGGCACTTGATGTTTATGAAAAGGATATAGACCAACTTTCAGTAGGGCAAACTGTACTGGCATATACCAATACGGATCCTGATAAAAAATACAGTACAAAAATCATCTTGATCAGTAAAAATGTTTCTACTGATAATACCGTTGAAGTTCATTGTCATTTTGATAATTACGACAAAGGGCTTATCCCGGGGATGTATATGAATGCTGATATCGAAACCGAAGCAAGCAACGCCTCTGCGTTACCAAATGATGCCATTGTACGGTTTGAAAATAAATATTACATTTTTGAGGTCAAAGGCAAAAATAGGTTTGAGATGAGAGAAGTTAAAACCGGAACCTCTGAAAACAATTATACCGAAATATTACAGAAGGACCTTGGAGGTAAACGGTTTGTAACAAAAGGTGCCTATAACTTGTTAATGGCTCTGAAGAATACAGAAGATTAG
- a CDS encoding MFS transporter gives MENKDKRTFVQKLTEPFMALKNKTFAKLYMAQTISLIGDAFTWVGLALLAYQFGKERSAIILASALTLRVTAFIIFSPFAGVLADRISRKKILYVTHFIRMGIVCCPPFITQEWQIYVLVFFLNVFNAFFTPTYRTVIPQVVDGKYYREAVGLSTATYQLLGILGPALAGVVATWLGARDIFIVDGITFIIAAVFILSIPASALQKGVTGGSENSNTWGNVWKGIRLLFGNKILRFALSIEFVSSLAGAMILVNTIGYVKSSLLLEDKYYGWVMAGFGVGASISAFIAGSFDRSKTRALSLIAGVFLLGLAVSFANWTSFNVLIVLWIFAGLGQSLAEMPSETLIAENISHENQGKVYGSHFAFSHLWWAIAYPIAGFLGANFPQKEFLYGGILTIVFAIIAIVVFKPSFKINSKSNNSL, from the coding sequence ATGGAAAATAAAGATAAAAGAACCTTTGTTCAAAAGTTAACAGAGCCTTTTATGGCACTGAAAAACAAGACTTTTGCAAAACTATATATGGCACAGACGATAAGTCTTATCGGAGATGCTTTCACATGGGTGGGGCTGGCTCTACTGGCTTATCAATTCGGGAAAGAACGTTCTGCTATCATATTGGCAAGCGCGCTGACGTTAAGGGTAACGGCATTTATCATTTTTTCTCCTTTTGCAGGTGTATTAGCGGATAGGATATCACGAAAAAAAATATTATATGTTACCCATTTTATCAGGATGGGAATCGTCTGCTGCCCGCCTTTTATAACGCAGGAATGGCAGATCTACGTATTGGTATTTTTTCTGAATGTATTCAACGCATTCTTTACCCCGACCTACCGAACAGTCATTCCTCAGGTTGTTGATGGTAAATATTACCGTGAGGCCGTTGGTCTTTCCACTGCAACCTATCAATTATTGGGGATCTTAGGTCCTGCATTGGCTGGTGTTGTTGCGACCTGGCTTGGAGCACGGGATATTTTCATTGTAGATGGCATCACCTTTATCATTGCAGCAGTATTCATTCTTTCAATTCCTGCATCTGCATTACAGAAGGGTGTTACCGGCGGGTCTGAAAATTCAAATACCTGGGGAAATGTCTGGAAGGGCATAAGGTTACTATTTGGAAATAAGATCTTACGTTTCGCCCTAAGCATCGAATTTGTATCGTCGCTTGCAGGAGCAATGATATTGGTCAATACGATCGGATATGTGAAATCATCGCTCCTTCTGGAAGATAAGTACTATGGATGGGTGATGGCTGGTTTTGGGGTCGGTGCTTCTATTTCTGCATTTATTGCAGGAAGTTTTGACCGCTCGAAAACCAGGGCTTTATCTCTAATTGCAGGTGTATTTCTATTAGGGCTGGCAGTAAGCTTTGCAAACTGGACATCATTCAATGTCCTGATTGTCTTGTGGATTTTTGCAGGTTTGGGACAAAGCCTTGCAGAGATGCCATCAGAAACGCTCATTGCTGAAAATATTTCCCATGAAAATCAAGGCAAGGTTTACGGGTCTCACTTTGCGTTTTCACATCTTTGGTGGGCTATTGCTTATCCTATCGCAGGATTTCTAGGTGCAAATTTTCCTCAGAAAGAATTTTTATACGGAGGAATATTGACCATAGTCTTCGCCATCATTGCAATTGTGGTTTTCAAACCATCATTTAAAATTAATTCAAAATCAAACAATTCATTATGA